A region from the Rhodohalobacter sp. SW132 genome encodes:
- a CDS encoding MBL fold metallo-hydrolase yields the protein MATVTPLYEGTFSVGLDKEFNRIDRNDPPKKGALKLSINPFLIQDNDRNILFDAGIGDLLGNDTTIDTILENLDNHSVQDYEITDIFLSHLHFDHIAGIANQKNGYWELTFPDAAIWVSKAEWEKLRSIIDEQDDSKRDFFYFVDSHADLHFFESDVEEPIPNVRVERIGGHTEYHNALFYENGDSKFVMAGDVIGTRGAVNRTYAAKYDFDPKQSMEQRKRIQELAYKKNHAILAYHETDHPVFKLTDYSENKGYNIENQTE from the coding sequence ATGGCTACCGTAACACCCCTCTACGAAGGCACCTTTTCTGTTGGCCTCGATAAAGAATTTAACCGAATTGACCGAAACGACCCTCCCAAAAAAGGAGCCCTTAAACTTTCAATCAACCCGTTTCTGATCCAGGATAACGACCGGAATATTCTGTTTGATGCAGGAATTGGTGATTTGCTTGGCAACGATACTACCATCGACACCATTCTCGAAAACCTGGACAACCATTCTGTTCAGGATTACGAAATTACCGATATCTTTTTAAGTCATCTCCATTTTGATCATATCGCGGGAATCGCCAATCAAAAAAATGGATACTGGGAACTTACATTCCCCGACGCAGCTATTTGGGTTTCAAAAGCGGAATGGGAAAAACTGCGATCTATCATAGATGAACAGGACGACAGTAAGCGCGATTTTTTCTACTTTGTCGACAGCCATGCCGACCTTCATTTTTTTGAAAGTGATGTTGAAGAGCCGATTCCCAATGTCCGGGTTGAACGAATTGGCGGACATACCGAATATCACAACGCACTGTTTTATGAAAACGGAGATTCCAAATTTGTGATGGCCGGCGATGTGATCGGCACCCGGGGAGCTGTAAACCGTACCTACGCGGCCAAGTATGATTTTGATCCGAAGCAAAGCATGGAACAGCGTAAGAGAATTCAGGAACTTGCCTACAAGAAAAACCACGCTATCCTGGCCTATCATGAGACGGACCATCCCGTTTTCAAACTGACTGATTACAGCGAAAACAAAGGGTATAACATTGAAAATCAGACTGAATGA
- the rpe gene encoding ribulose-phosphate 3-epimerase — MTFDSPILAPSLLAADFTKLGDEIQACLDSEIRWLHCDIMDGKFVPNISYGPFVVEAIRRAAPETFLDVHLMIENPDAFVEPFADAGANLISVHQETCPHLHRTIQHIKNQGCLSGVVINPATPVDTLYPIFEDVDLVLVMSVNPGFGGQSFIESSLKKIYKLNEIRKQTQMEFLIQVDGGVNRENCTQLVRKGADVLVAGSSVFKQESISEAIQGLRSKMNAGRADLV, encoded by the coding sequence ATGACATTTGACTCTCCCATTCTTGCCCCTTCGCTTCTGGCAGCTGACTTCACCAAACTGGGTGACGAAATTCAAGCCTGCCTGGACTCAGAAATTAGGTGGCTGCACTGCGACATCATGGATGGGAAATTTGTACCCAACATAAGTTACGGACCGTTTGTGGTGGAAGCGATCCGCCGTGCAGCGCCGGAAACTTTTCTGGATGTGCATTTGATGATTGAAAACCCCGATGCATTTGTTGAACCCTTCGCTGATGCGGGGGCCAACCTTATATCCGTACACCAGGAGACCTGTCCGCACCTGCACCGCACCATTCAGCATATTAAAAACCAGGGATGTTTAAGCGGTGTGGTCATCAACCCGGCAACTCCGGTAGATACGCTCTACCCGATTTTTGAAGATGTAGACCTTGTGCTCGTGATGAGCGTTAATCCGGGTTTTGGAGGTCAGTCGTTCATCGAATCTAGTCTGAAGAAAATTTATAAACTCAATGAGATCAGAAAACAAACACAAATGGAATTTCTGATTCAGGTTGATGGTGGCGTAAACCGGGAGAACTGCACCCAGCTGGTTAGAAAAGGGGCAGATGTGCTCGTTGCCGGCAGCAGTGTTTTTAAACAAGAGAGCATTTCAGAGGCAATTCAGGGCCTGAGATCTAAAATGAATGCGGGCCGCGCTGATTTGGTTTAA
- a CDS encoding PhoH family protein → MSQLEQAFPNTTLTARGSKIKLKGPGGEVETLSDILDDMISMVRRGGEITKSDVSTLLALANKVEGKSRPEKTPFKQDTGDIILHTHTGESVAAKTEGQLNIIRQSENNDILFAIGPAGTGKTYTSVALAVRALKQRKVKRIILARPAVEAGENLGFLPGDLKEKIDPYLRPLYDALEEMIEFDKLEFQLQKNIIEIAPLAYMRGRTLNNAFVILDEAQNATNTQMKMFLTRIGFNSRAIITGDITQTDLPRKQESGLITIQKILKNIDGIAFAYLNQDDVVRHKLVRDIIDAYDKYESKKR, encoded by the coding sequence TTGTCGCAGCTTGAACAAGCATTTCCCAATACTACTCTTACCGCCAGGGGAAGCAAAATCAAACTGAAGGGCCCCGGTGGCGAGGTGGAAACTCTCTCTGATATCCTGGATGATATGATCTCGATGGTACGCCGCGGTGGCGAGATTACAAAGAGCGATGTATCTACCCTTCTTGCACTGGCAAACAAAGTAGAGGGAAAATCCAGGCCGGAAAAAACTCCATTTAAGCAAGATACCGGAGATATCATTCTTCACACCCATACAGGGGAATCTGTTGCCGCAAAAACTGAAGGACAGCTTAATATCATCCGGCAATCTGAAAATAATGACATCCTGTTTGCGATCGGTCCGGCCGGTACCGGGAAAACCTACACATCGGTAGCACTTGCAGTTCGTGCTCTCAAACAGCGCAAAGTGAAACGAATTATCCTGGCGAGACCCGCCGTGGAAGCCGGTGAAAACCTTGGGTTCCTGCCGGGAGATCTCAAAGAAAAAATCGATCCGTACCTGCGTCCGCTCTATGATGCACTGGAAGAGATGATTGAATTTGATAAGCTTGAATTTCAGCTGCAAAAAAACATCATCGAAATTGCACCGCTTGCCTACATGCGCGGCCGCACACTCAACAACGCATTTGTGATACTTGATGAGGCGCAGAATGCCACAAACACACAAATGAAGATGTTTTTAACACGAATTGGCTTCAACAGCCGCGCGATCATTACCGGTGATATCACACAAACCGACCTTCCCCGAAAACAGGAATCCGGATTAATCACCATACAGAAAATCCTGAAAAACATCGACGGAATAGCCTTTGCTTACCTTAATCAGGATGATGTCGTTCGCCATAAACTCGTGCGTGATATCATTGATGCATACGATAAATATGAAAGTAAAAAGAGATAA
- a CDS encoding SatD family protein: MIATITGDIVQSQTVSNPSIWMDPLKKWFQSLGETPTDWQIYRGDSFQLEANSEDALRVAIVIKSIIKKLNHKKLDVRLSIGVGERGYREGYISESSGDAFVYSGTLLDELKQENVHLGIRTPSESINKELNLMFKLALVIMNSWTSKTAEVSELLFSEPGITQTDIADKLGIAQSTVNERIKRGSVHEIIELEQYFRDKLNNEYN; this comes from the coding sequence ATGATCGCCACCATAACAGGAGATATAGTTCAATCACAAACCGTTAGTAATCCATCAATCTGGATGGATCCGCTAAAAAAATGGTTTCAAAGCCTGGGAGAAACTCCAACAGATTGGCAAATATACCGGGGTGATAGTTTCCAGCTTGAAGCAAATTCTGAAGATGCACTGCGTGTGGCGATTGTCATTAAATCAATCATCAAAAAGTTAAACCACAAAAAACTTGATGTAAGACTTTCGATAGGTGTAGGAGAACGAGGGTACAGGGAGGGGTACATAAGCGAATCGAGTGGAGATGCCTTTGTGTACTCGGGTACGCTTCTGGATGAATTGAAACAAGAAAATGTCCATCTGGGCATCCGAACACCCAGTGAAAGTATAAATAAAGAACTAAATTTGATGTTTAAGCTCGCCCTGGTGATTATGAATTCATGGACGAGTAAAACGGCCGAAGTATCTGAATTACTGTTTAGCGAACCCGGGATTACTCAAACAGATATTGCGGATAAACTGGGAATTGCTCAATCAACTGTAAATGAAAGGATTAAGCGAGGTTCCGTTCATGAGATTATTGAGTTAGAGCAGTATTTCAGGGATAAGTTAAATAACGAATATAATTGA
- a CDS encoding PASTA domain-containing protein — protein MDLLKRIFTNKYLYIFTGGLIAFAAVAALLLNFVIMPNYTNYNEGVTVPDITKISLLEAEQLLEEYGLRHEVLDRRANAAYPANYIIDQSPSPRQLVKPNRKVYLTVNTEVRPTAVVPDLVDLSLRNARIQIENYGFTMGTTSYESSRFRNTIMRQSLTPGDTVNRGAVINLVVSDGLGDRIVTVPEITGLSLSQAQQNIRQAGLRVGEIRFESSREEPNTVLSVSPEAQELTEGETLTLVVAERFDAREEAETGAVDTDTTIQAPPDTTRIDDNE, from the coding sequence ATGGACTTGCTAAAAAGAATATTTACAAACAAATACCTGTATATTTTTACAGGCGGTTTGATTGCATTTGCGGCAGTAGCAGCACTATTACTGAATTTTGTGATCATGCCGAACTATACAAATTATAATGAAGGGGTTACGGTCCCAGATATCACAAAAATATCTTTGTTAGAAGCTGAACAATTACTCGAAGAGTATGGATTGCGTCACGAAGTACTCGACCGAAGAGCCAATGCAGCATATCCTGCAAATTATATTATCGATCAATCTCCTTCTCCCCGTCAGTTGGTTAAACCGAACCGCAAAGTGTATCTTACTGTGAACACCGAGGTCCGGCCCACGGCTGTGGTTCCTGATCTTGTTGATTTGTCGCTCAGAAATGCACGAATCCAAATCGAGAACTATGGTTTCACGATGGGAACAACAAGCTACGAATCTTCCCGATTTAGGAATACGATAATGAGGCAGTCGCTTACTCCCGGCGATACAGTAAACCGGGGCGCAGTGATTAATCTTGTGGTGAGCGACGGACTGGGTGACCGCATTGTAACCGTTCCCGAGATTACCGGTTTGAGCTTATCACAAGCGCAGCAAAATATTCGGCAGGCCGGGTTACGGGTTGGCGAAATCCGGTTTGAATCGAGCCGTGAAGAACCGAATACCGTACTTTCAGTATCCCCTGAAGCTCAGGAACTAACCGAAGGCGAAACACTCACACTTGTTGTTGCCGAACGGTTTGATGCCCGGGAGGAAGCCGAAACCGGTGCTGTAGATACCGACACCACCATCCAGGCACCCCCAGATACCACACGAATTGATGATAACGAATAG
- a CDS encoding purine-nucleoside phosphorylase, translated as MSYPATIEPIKQYLLQNGVSESPEAAVILGSGLGGFSSSIKNYTAIPYNSIPGFPETSVQGHSGELIFGEVADKPILAFSGRFHHYEGHPFERTVLPVHLAKAFDVEKLIISNAAGAINTRFKVGDLMVIDDVFRPFYSVASTSSPRFKYNLYKIADDVRKIGASIGLDLQRGTYLFANGPNYETKAEIRAFRVLGADVVGMSTAPELIEASRLNLKAAAISMVTNMAAGVVKGKLDHSEVKIAAETRKEDFARLVTELVKKL; from the coding sequence ATGAGCTATCCCGCTACTATCGAACCGATCAAACAGTACCTGCTCCAAAATGGAGTTTCAGAATCTCCGGAAGCGGCTGTAATTCTCGGATCCGGCCTGGGCGGGTTTTCATCATCAATCAAAAATTATACGGCTATTCCCTACAATTCTATTCCCGGCTTTCCCGAAACGTCTGTACAGGGACACTCCGGTGAGTTGATTTTTGGTGAAGTGGCCGACAAACCGATTCTCGCGTTTTCGGGCAGATTTCACCATTACGAAGGGCATCCGTTTGAGCGCACCGTACTGCCGGTTCACCTCGCAAAAGCGTTTGATGTTGAAAAACTGATTATTTCAAATGCCGCCGGAGCAATCAATACGCGGTTTAAAGTAGGCGATTTGATGGTGATTGATGATGTGTTCAGGCCGTTTTATTCTGTCGCCTCAACATCTTCTCCCCGATTCAAATACAATCTGTATAAAATCGCCGACGATGTACGAAAAATCGGGGCATCTATCGGGCTTGACCTCCAGAGGGGCACATATCTCTTTGCAAACGGACCGAATTACGAAACGAAAGCCGAAATACGCGCCTTCAGAGTGCTCGGCGCCGACGTGGTGGGCATGAGTACTGCACCGGAACTGATCGAGGCGTCTCGGCTGAATCTGAAAGCTGCGGCTATCTCTATGGTTACCAACATGGCCGCCGGCGTGGTGAAAGGAAAACTCGATCACTCCGAGGTAAAAATAGCAGCCGAAACCCGAAAAGAAGATTTTGCCCGGTTAGTGACGGAATTGGTAAAAAAATTGTAA
- a CDS encoding FAD-binding domain-containing protein, translated as MKNFNSDRVFPRNQTEPNAEGEYVLYWMQINRRFHYNFALEYAVGWANKLNKPLLILEAFSCDYPWATDRSHTFMMQGMKEHLNYAREQDLNYVSFVEAEPGQYDNLLRKLSSKASVLVTDEYPVFIMRKRNETYPDELKIPYYTVDSNGLIPLGLTDKDPYSAYFFRKIMQKNFIEAYTNPPRQNPLDDLENRESIELDGSTFSNLPDAEDALNSIPDFISGLEINHDVHPVEMNGARSAATGKLGSFIRNGLHVYDEKRNHPDENITSGLSPWLHFGKISEYEIVRAVLQHQPEGWDLDKISFNKGSTGGFFNGDPNIDGFLDEVITWREVGFHFAHHRKDYDAYESLPDWALKTMEEHKDDPREHIYSYEELENAQTGDDIWNAAQTQLRKDGIIHNYLRMLWGKKVIEWTPDHRTALQYLIDLNNTYAIDGRDPNSYSGIFWCFGRFDRAWQERPIFGKLRYMTSNSTRKKVKLKQYLDTYGNQKTLL; from the coding sequence ATGAAAAATTTCAATAGCGATCGGGTCTTTCCACGTAATCAAACCGAACCAAACGCAGAGGGAGAGTACGTACTCTACTGGATGCAGATTAACAGAAGGTTTCACTACAATTTTGCCCTCGAATATGCAGTAGGCTGGGCAAATAAATTGAACAAGCCGCTTCTCATACTCGAAGCTTTCTCGTGTGATTATCCCTGGGCTACAGACCGTTCCCACACCTTTATGATGCAGGGGATGAAAGAACATCTCAATTATGCCCGGGAACAGGATCTCAATTACGTCTCCTTTGTTGAGGCAGAACCGGGTCAGTACGACAATCTTCTTCGGAAACTCTCTTCGAAAGCTTCAGTTTTGGTAACCGATGAATACCCCGTATTTATCATGCGGAAACGAAATGAAACGTACCCGGATGAGCTGAAAATTCCATACTACACGGTTGACAGTAACGGTTTGATACCGCTCGGTCTCACCGATAAAGATCCCTACAGCGCCTACTTTTTCCGCAAGATCATGCAGAAGAATTTTATCGAAGCGTATACAAATCCGCCTCGGCAAAATCCCCTGGATGATCTTGAAAACAGGGAATCGATTGAACTTGATGGATCCACCTTCAGCAATCTGCCGGATGCTGAAGATGCCCTGAATTCCATTCCCGATTTTATTTCCGGACTCGAAATCAATCATGATGTGCATCCGGTGGAAATGAATGGGGCACGGTCTGCAGCCACCGGAAAACTGGGCAGTTTTATACGGAACGGATTGCATGTATACGACGAGAAGCGGAATCATCCCGATGAAAATATAACAAGCGGACTGAGTCCCTGGCTCCACTTTGGAAAAATTTCTGAGTACGAAATTGTTCGTGCGGTTCTTCAGCATCAGCCAGAAGGGTGGGACCTGGATAAAATTTCGTTCAATAAAGGATCCACTGGCGGTTTTTTTAATGGCGATCCGAATATCGATGGTTTTTTGGATGAGGTGATCACCTGGCGCGAGGTCGGGTTTCATTTTGCTCACCATCGCAAGGATTATGATGCGTATGAAAGCCTGCCAGATTGGGCTCTTAAAACGATGGAAGAGCATAAAGATGATCCTCGGGAACATATCTACTCATACGAAGAGCTGGAAAATGCGCAGACAGGTGATGATATCTGGAATGCTGCACAAACTCAGCTGCGCAAGGATGGTATCATCCATAACTACCTGCGGATGCTTTGGGGAAAGAAAGTAATTGAGTGGACACCTGACCACAGAACAGCCCTTCAATATCTTATTGATCTCAATAACACATACGCTATTGATGGACGCGATCCGAATAGTTACTCGGGAATTTTCTGGTGTTTCGGGCGGTTTGACCGCGCCTGGCAGGAGCGGCCGATCTTTGGGAAGCTGCGCTATATGACCAGCAATAGTACGCGTAAAAAAGTGAAACTGAAACAGTACTTAGATACATATGGGAATCAAAAAACACTGTTATAG
- a CDS encoding DUF3307 domain-containing protein gives MILVKLLLAHLVGDFILQPKSWIKDKNERKWRSPWLWVHSLIHFLLIMGVLWNWSVWSVALFIAGTHLVIDGIKLTFQREETQLRWFTIDQLAHLTILLLVWSFYWEFSMVDVPVNTIWVVLTGVLFVTYPAAIIIQRFMQGWSQQFESNDDGTLRGAGTYIGILERLFIIIAMLTSNLSVIGFLLAAKSVFRFGDLSRSEDRKLTEYILIGTLLSFFIAILTGLAMIWGLRLIQ, from the coding sequence ATGATACTTGTAAAATTACTTTTAGCGCACCTTGTAGGGGATTTTATCCTCCAGCCAAAAAGCTGGATTAAAGACAAAAATGAGAGAAAATGGAGATCACCCTGGCTTTGGGTACACTCGCTCATTCATTTTTTGTTAATAATGGGGGTGCTTTGGAATTGGTCGGTTTGGTCTGTTGCGCTTTTCATCGCCGGAACTCATCTTGTAATTGATGGCATAAAACTTACATTCCAGCGCGAAGAAACCCAGTTGCGGTGGTTTACGATCGACCAACTTGCTCATCTGACTATTTTATTATTGGTCTGGAGTTTCTACTGGGAATTTTCAATGGTTGATGTACCGGTGAATACAATTTGGGTTGTCTTAACCGGCGTTTTGTTTGTCACCTATCCAGCAGCTATCATCATACAGCGGTTCATGCAGGGGTGGAGTCAACAGTTTGAATCAAATGATGACGGGACTCTAAGGGGAGCGGGAACATATATTGGTATTCTTGAGCGGCTCTTTATTATTATCGCAATGCTTACATCAAACCTGTCGGTGATTGGATTCCTGCTTGCCGCCAAAAGCGTATTCAGGTTCGGTGACTTGAGCCGATCTGAGGACCGAAAACTGACAGAGTACATTTTGATCGGTACGCTTCTCAGTTTTTTTATAGCGATACTCACCGGCTTGGCAATGATTTGGGGACTTAGACTTATCCAATGA